The following proteins come from a genomic window of Cetobacterium somerae ATCC BAA-474:
- a CDS encoding dihydroorotate dehydrogenase, whose translation MNRLKTNFLGKEFKNPMVTSSGCFGFGLEYKDYFDPNVLGGIVVKGITMEPRDGNYGTRIAETPGGMLNCVGLENPGIDYFENVIVKNIKSSGIESPIIVNINGKVIEEYVEIAKRVENIPEVDMIELNISCPNVKDGGMAFGAKPEVAGAVTKAVREVTTKPLIVKLSPNVTDIVHIAKVVEENGADAVSLINTLLGMAIDIKKRKPVLGNTFGGFSGPAVKPVALRMVYQVYKNVNIPIVGMGGISSTEDAIEFMMAGATMVSLGTGLFSNPILPVEIKDGLEKFCEENGLENIQEIVGAAHN comes from the coding sequence ATGAATAGATTAAAAACAAATTTTTTAGGAAAAGAGTTTAAAAATCCAATGGTAACGTCGTCAGGATGTTTTGGGTTTGGATTAGAGTATAAGGATTATTTTGATCCAAATGTTTTGGGAGGAATTGTAGTAAAAGGAATAACAATGGAACCTAGAGATGGTAACTATGGAACTAGAATAGCAGAGACTCCAGGAGGAATGCTAAACTGTGTTGGACTTGAAAATCCAGGGATTGATTACTTTGAAAATGTAATTGTAAAAAATATAAAGTCATCGGGAATTGAGTCTCCAATAATAGTTAACATAAATGGAAAAGTAATAGAGGAGTATGTTGAAATAGCTAAAAGAGTAGAAAATATTCCAGAAGTTGATATGATAGAATTAAATATATCATGTCCAAATGTAAAAGATGGAGGAATGGCATTTGGTGCTAAGCCAGAAGTAGCTGGAGCTGTAACAAAGGCTGTTAGAGAAGTAACAACAAAACCTTTGATTGTGAAGTTATCACCTAACGTAACGGATATAGTTCATATAGCAAAAGTTGTAGAAGAGAACGGTGCAGATGCAGTATCTTTAATAAATACTTTACTAGGAATGGCAATAGATATTAAAAAGAGAAAACCTGTATTAGGAAATACTTTTGGTGGATTCTCAGGACCTGCAGTAAAACCAGTAGCTTTAAGAATGGTATATCAAGTATATAAAAATGTAAATATACCAATAGTTGGAATGGGAGGGATCTCTTCTACTGAGGATGCAATAGAATTTATGATGGCAGGAGCAACAATGGTTTCATTAGGAACAGGACTATTTTCAAATCCAATTTTACCAGTTGAGATAAAAGATGGATTAGAAAAATTTTGTGAAGAGAATGGATTAGAAAATATACAAGAGATTGTAGGAGCAGCACACAACTAA
- a CDS encoding dihydroorotate dehydrogenase electron transfer subunit has product MFLEDCKVLENYKVGEDYYLMKIESEKASQYSKAGQFFMLKLKNEIRILRRPISLHNVDKDKNILEFYYEVKGGGTQEFATLEVGEILNIQGPLGTGFTTEVKNKKCVVVGGGMGIAPTKLLIDELKKENEVIFVAGGRGKEALNILENLNLDGVKTYITTDDGSLGEKGNVISVLSRVLSDEKIDMVQTCGPHKMMEAVAETSLKADVFCEVSLEERMACGVKACVGCSIKTLDGMKKVCHDGPVFDSKIIVDVNPKENTGCSCGN; this is encoded by the coding sequence ATGTTTTTAGAGGATTGTAAAGTATTAGAAAATTATAAAGTTGGAGAAGACTACTACTTAATGAAAATAGAATCTGAGAAGGCTTCTCAATATTCAAAAGCTGGACAGTTTTTTATGTTAAAACTAAAAAATGAAATAAGAATTTTAAGAAGACCAATCAGTCTTCATAATGTAGATAAAGATAAAAATATTTTAGAGTTTTATTACGAAGTAAAAGGTGGAGGAACACAGGAGTTTGCTACACTTGAAGTTGGAGAAATTTTAAATATCCAAGGACCTTTAGGAACAGGATTTACAACAGAAGTAAAAAATAAAAAGTGTGTTGTTGTAGGGGGAGGAATGGGAATTGCTCCAACAAAGCTACTAATAGATGAGTTAAAAAAAGAAAATGAAGTTATATTTGTAGCTGGTGGAAGAGGAAAAGAAGCTTTAAATATATTAGAAAATTTAAATTTAGATGGAGTAAAAACATATATAACAACAGATGATGGTTCTTTAGGAGAGAAAGGAAATGTAATATCTGTTTTAAGTAGAGTTTTATCTGATGAAAAAATAGATATGGTTCAAACTTGTGGACCTCATAAAATGATGGAAGCAGTAGCAGAAACATCGTTAAAAGCAGATGTGTTTTGTGAAGTATCTTTAGAAGAAAGAATGGCATGTGGAGTTAAGGCATGTGTTGGATGTTCAATAAAAACATTAGATGGAATGAAAAAAGTTTGTCATGATGGACCGGTTTTTGATTCAAAAATAATAGTGGATGTAAATCCTAAAGAAAATACAGGGTGTAGCTGTGGAAACTAA